In Grus americana isolate bGruAme1 chromosome 28, bGruAme1.mat, whole genome shotgun sequence, a single window of DNA contains:
- the YJEFN3 gene encoding yjeF N-terminal domain-containing protein 3, translating to MSSAPGPGREPPRYLSKAEAEAIEKELLEDYRFGRQQLIEIWGHACAMAVTKAFPLPSLPRKQPTVLVVCGPAQNGAIGLVCARHLRIFDYEPTIFYPKRSPDPLYRDFTTQCEKMDIPFLSYLPTEVQLINDAYNAVVDAVLGAEAEAGEGREPCAAILATLKHVRIPIVSLDVPSGWDVEAGSSGGISPDVLVSLSAPKQCARRFLGRQHFVAGRFLPYDVQKKFELNPPEYPGTECVVALRAPRQ from the exons ATGAGCTccgcgcccggccccggccgggAGCCGCCCCGGTACCTCAG CAAAGCGGAGGCGGAGGCCATCgagaaggagctgctggaggattACCGGTTCGGGCGGCAGCAGCTGATCGAGATCTGGGGACACGCCTGTGCCATGGCTGTGACCAAG GCCTTCCCGCTGCCATCCCTGCCGCGAAAGCAGCCCACGGTGCTGGTGGTGTGTGGCCCAGCGCAGAACGGTGCCATCGGGCTGGTGTGTGCTCGGCACCTGCGGATCTTT GACTACGAGCCCACCATCTTCTACCCCAAACGTTCCCCGGACCCCCTGTACCGGGATTTCACGACGCAGTGCGAGAAGATGGacatccccttcctctcctACCTCCCCACCGAG GTGCAGCTGATCAACGATGCCTACAACGCCGTGGTGGATGCCGTGCTGGGAGCCGAGGCGGAGGCGGGCGAGGGGAGGGAGCCCTGCGCCGCCATCCTGGCCACCCTGAAGCACGTCCGCATCCCCATCGTCAGCCTGGACGTGCCCTCAG GGTGGGACGTGGAGGCCGGGAGCAGCGGCGGGATCAGCCCCGACGTGCTGGTGTCACTGTCGGCGCCCAAGCAGTGCGCCCGCCGCTTCCTGGGCCGCCAGCACTTCGTGGCCGGTCGGTTCCTTCCCTACGACGTGCAGAAGAAGTTCGAGCTCAACCCACCCGAGTACCCCGGCACCGAGTGCGTGGTGGCCCTGCGAGCCCCCCGGCAATAA
- the GATAD2A gene encoding transcriptional repressor p66-alpha isoform X1, whose product MTEEACRTRSQKRALEREITHNDVDSKKIKMEKGLLGTDINAEGDMKIKTDPGAGKVQGLLKSGEVKATIKVEVQTGDEPVDMSTSKSEIKREKRVPSPDIIVLSDNEPSSPRMNGLTKIALKETNTEALMKSSPEERERMIKQLKEELRLEEAKLVLLKKLRQSQIQKETTTQKPAGSSGSAVATPPPLVRGPQSVPAGKPSLQTSSTRIPGTVIPPPLVRGGQQTSSKLGNQQNTQIVMPPLVRGAQQIHNIRQHSSTGPPPLLLAPRASVPSVQIQGQRIIQQGLIRVANVPNTSLLVNIPQASPTSIKGTTVTSAQANATTTSAASIVNSNDSPASRQAAAKLALRKQLEKTLLEIPPPKPPAPEMNFLPSAANNEFIYLVGLEEVVQNLLETQGKVSVAVSSREPYMCAQCKTDFTCRWREEKNGTIMCETCMTSNQKKALKAEHTNRLKAAFVKALQQEQEIEQRILQQTASPVQTKSDPIVQHHSLKQTSSQMSRGPPGAARGVLHAFSQSPKLQNASSAAALGSRPGKHAERPVSKGSAAAWKKTPINTGGALPFVNPSLAVHKSSSAVDRQREYLLDMIPPRSIPQSATWK is encoded by the exons ATGACAGAGGAAGCATGCAGGACACGAAGTCAGAAACGAGCCTTAGAACGTGAGATAACGCATAACGATGTggacagtaaaaaaataaagatggagaaaggaCTATTAGGAACAGATATAAATGCTGAAGGcgacatgaaaataaaaacagatccTGGAGCTGGAAAAGTGCAAGGATTATTAAAAAGCGGAGAGGTGAAAGCAACCATTAAAGTGGAGGTTCAGACGGGAGATGAGCCTGTGGACATGAGTACCTCAAAAAG tgaaataaagagagaaaagagagtcCCTTCACCGGACATTATAGTGTTATCTGACAATGAACCTTCTAGCCCTAGAATGAATGGTTTaacaaaaatagcattaaaagaGACCAACACGGAGGCGCTCATG aaaagcagtCCGGAGGAGCGTGAGAGAATGATTAAACAACTAAAAGAAGAGTTACGGTTAGAAGAAGCAAAGCTTGTTTTATTGAAAAAGTTACGGCAAAGTCAAATCCAGAAGGAGACCACTACTCAGAAG cctGCTGGTTCCTCTGGGAGTGCTGTGGCCACCCCTCCGCCCTTGGTGCGGGGACCGCAGAGTGTTCCTGCTGGCAAGCCGTCCCTCCAG aCCTCCTCTACGCGTATACCAGGCACTGTTATTCCCCCTCCCTTGGTCCGTGGAGGGCAGCAAACTTCTTCGAAATTAGGAAATCAGCAAAACACGCAGATAGTAATGCCGCCTCTTGTCAGAGGAGCACAG CAAATCCACAACATCCGACAGCACTCCAGCACGGGGCCGCCTCCGCTGCTGCTGGCACCGCGGGCATCGGTCCCCAGCGTACAAATTCAGGGGCAGCGAATTATCCAGCAGGGTCTGATCCGCGTCGCCAACGTCCCCAACACCAGCCTGCTTGTCAATATCCCGCAG GCTTCACCAACTTCAATCAAAGGTACAACCGTGACATCCGCTCAGGCTAACGCTACTACGACCAGCGCCGCTTCCATCGTCAACTCCAACGACTCGCCGGCCAGCCGGCAAGCTGCCGCCAAGCTCGCCTTGCGgaagcagctggagaagacgCTGTTGGAGATCCCTCCTCCCAAGCCGCCTGCGCCAGAGATGAACTTCCTGCCAAGTGCAGCTAATAACGAATTTATTTACTTAGTCGGGTTGGAAGAAGTTGTGCAGAATTTGCTGGAAACTCAAG GTAAAGTTTCGGTTGCTGTATCATCTCGTGAGCCCTATATGTGTGCTCAGTGTAAGACTGACTTCACCTGCCGttggagggaagagaagaacgGAACCATTATGTGTGAAACCTGCATGACATCGAATCAGAAAAAGGCCTTGAAAGCTGAGCACACTAACCGACTGAAGGCTGCCTTCGTAAAAGCACTGCAGCAAGAGCAGGAGATTGAGCAAAGGATACTGCAACAGACCGCGTCTCCTGTACAGACCAAGTCAGACCCTATAGTGCAGCACCACTCACTCAAGCAG ACTTCTAGCCAGATGTCTCGAGGtcctcctggagctgcacgAGGAGTGTTGCATGCATTTAGCCAGTCACCCAAGTTGCAGAATGCATCGTCTGCAGCAGCACTTGGGAGTAGGCCAGGTAAGCATGCTGAGAGACCTGTCAGCAAGGGCAGCGCTGCCGCCTGGAAGAAGACTCCCATCAATACAG GTGGGGCTTTACCTTTTGTTAATCCTAGTTTAGCTGTGCACAAGTCATCCTCAGCAGTAGACCGCCAGCGTGAGTATCTCCTGGATATGATTCCCCCACGGTCCATCCCACAGTCCGCCACGTGGAAATAA
- the NDUFA13 gene encoding NADH dehydrogenase [ubiquinone] 1 alpha subcomplex subunit 13 codes for MAAPKVKQDMAPPGGYGPIDYKRHLPRRGLSGYSLFALGIGSLLLGYYTLIKWNRERRRLLIEDLEARIALMPLLQAESDRRTLRLLRQNLDEEAKIMKDVPGWKVGESLFHTDRWVPPTLDELYYLRPTSEMDNEKFGLQYYV; via the exons ATGGCGGCGCCGAAGGTGAAGCAGGACATGGCCCCGCCGGGCGGGTACGGGCCCATCGACTACAAGCGGCACCTCCCGCGCCGCGGCCTCTCAG GTTACAGCCTCTTCGCGCTCGGCATCGGCAGCCTCCTGCTGGGCTACTACACCCTCATCAAGTGGAACCGGGAGCGCAG GCGGCTGCTCATCGAGGACCTGGAGGCGCGGATCGCCCTGATGCCACTGCTGCAGGCGGAGTCAGACCGCAG GACCCTGCGCCTGCTGCGGCAGAACCTGGATGAAGAGGCCAAAATCATGAAGGACGTTCCTGGCTGGAAG GTTGGTGAGTCCCTGTTCCACACTGACCGCTGGGTCCCCCCAACGCTGGACGAGCTCTACTACCTGCGCCCCACCAGCGAGATGGACAACGAGAAGTTTGGGCTGCAGTACTACGTCTGA
- the GATAD2A gene encoding transcriptional repressor p66-alpha isoform X2: protein MTEEACRTRSQKRALEREITHNDVDSKKIKMEKGLLGTDINAEGDMKIKTDPGAGKVQGLLKSGEVKATIKVEVQTGDEPVDMSTSKSEIKREKRVPSPDIIVLSDNEPSSPRMNGLTKIALKETNTEALMKSSPEERERMIKQLKEELRLEEAKLVLLKKLRQSQIQKETTTQKTSSTRIPGTVIPPPLVRGGQQTSSKLGNQQNTQIVMPPLVRGAQQIHNIRQHSSTGPPPLLLAPRASVPSVQIQGQRIIQQGLIRVANVPNTSLLVNIPQASPTSIKGTTVTSAQANATTTSAASIVNSNDSPASRQAAAKLALRKQLEKTLLEIPPPKPPAPEMNFLPSAANNEFIYLVGLEEVVQNLLETQGKVSVAVSSREPYMCAQCKTDFTCRWREEKNGTIMCETCMTSNQKKALKAEHTNRLKAAFVKALQQEQEIEQRILQQTASPVQTKSDPIVQHHSLKQTSSQMSRGPPGAARGVLHAFSQSPKLQNASSAAALGSRPGKHAERPVSKGSAAAWKKTPINTGGALPFVNPSLAVHKSSSAVDRQREYLLDMIPPRSIPQSATWK from the exons ATGACAGAGGAAGCATGCAGGACACGAAGTCAGAAACGAGCCTTAGAACGTGAGATAACGCATAACGATGTggacagtaaaaaaataaagatggagaaaggaCTATTAGGAACAGATATAAATGCTGAAGGcgacatgaaaataaaaacagatccTGGAGCTGGAAAAGTGCAAGGATTATTAAAAAGCGGAGAGGTGAAAGCAACCATTAAAGTGGAGGTTCAGACGGGAGATGAGCCTGTGGACATGAGTACCTCAAAAAG tgaaataaagagagaaaagagagtcCCTTCACCGGACATTATAGTGTTATCTGACAATGAACCTTCTAGCCCTAGAATGAATGGTTTaacaaaaatagcattaaaagaGACCAACACGGAGGCGCTCATG aaaagcagtCCGGAGGAGCGTGAGAGAATGATTAAACAACTAAAAGAAGAGTTACGGTTAGAAGAAGCAAAGCTTGTTTTATTGAAAAAGTTACGGCAAAGTCAAATCCAGAAGGAGACCACTACTCAGAAG aCCTCCTCTACGCGTATACCAGGCACTGTTATTCCCCCTCCCTTGGTCCGTGGAGGGCAGCAAACTTCTTCGAAATTAGGAAATCAGCAAAACACGCAGATAGTAATGCCGCCTCTTGTCAGAGGAGCACAG CAAATCCACAACATCCGACAGCACTCCAGCACGGGGCCGCCTCCGCTGCTGCTGGCACCGCGGGCATCGGTCCCCAGCGTACAAATTCAGGGGCAGCGAATTATCCAGCAGGGTCTGATCCGCGTCGCCAACGTCCCCAACACCAGCCTGCTTGTCAATATCCCGCAG GCTTCACCAACTTCAATCAAAGGTACAACCGTGACATCCGCTCAGGCTAACGCTACTACGACCAGCGCCGCTTCCATCGTCAACTCCAACGACTCGCCGGCCAGCCGGCAAGCTGCCGCCAAGCTCGCCTTGCGgaagcagctggagaagacgCTGTTGGAGATCCCTCCTCCCAAGCCGCCTGCGCCAGAGATGAACTTCCTGCCAAGTGCAGCTAATAACGAATTTATTTACTTAGTCGGGTTGGAAGAAGTTGTGCAGAATTTGCTGGAAACTCAAG GTAAAGTTTCGGTTGCTGTATCATCTCGTGAGCCCTATATGTGTGCTCAGTGTAAGACTGACTTCACCTGCCGttggagggaagagaagaacgGAACCATTATGTGTGAAACCTGCATGACATCGAATCAGAAAAAGGCCTTGAAAGCTGAGCACACTAACCGACTGAAGGCTGCCTTCGTAAAAGCACTGCAGCAAGAGCAGGAGATTGAGCAAAGGATACTGCAACAGACCGCGTCTCCTGTACAGACCAAGTCAGACCCTATAGTGCAGCACCACTCACTCAAGCAG ACTTCTAGCCAGATGTCTCGAGGtcctcctggagctgcacgAGGAGTGTTGCATGCATTTAGCCAGTCACCCAAGTTGCAGAATGCATCGTCTGCAGCAGCACTTGGGAGTAGGCCAGGTAAGCATGCTGAGAGACCTGTCAGCAAGGGCAGCGCTGCCGCCTGGAAGAAGACTCCCATCAATACAG GTGGGGCTTTACCTTTTGTTAATCCTAGTTTAGCTGTGCACAAGTCATCCTCAGCAGTAGACCGCCAGCGTGAGTATCTCCTGGATATGATTCCCCCACGGTCCATCCCACAGTCCGCCACGTGGAAATAA